AGCCAAGGGCATCTGGGTGTGGGATGTGGAGGGCAAGAAATACCTGGACATGCTTTCCGCCTATTCGGCGGTCAATCAGGGGCATCGCCATCCGGCAGTGCTTAAAGCTTTAAAGGACCAGTTGGAGAGGGTGACCCTCACCAGCCGGGCCTTTCATAACGACAGGCTGGGACCCTTCCTGCAGAAGCTCTGCAAAGTATCGCAGATGGAAGTGGCCCTGCCGATGAACACCGGTGCCGAAGCGGTGGAGACTGCCATCAAGCTGGCCCGCAAATGGGGCTACGAGGTCAAGCGGGTGCCCAAGAACCAGGCCGAGATCATCGTCTGCGCCGAGAATTTTCACGGCCGGACCACCACCATCGTCGGTTTTTCCACCGACCCCGATGCCTATACCGGATTCGGGCCGGCCACCCCGGGGTTCAAGGTCATACCTTATAACGACATCAAGGCCCTGGAGAAGGCCATTACCAAGAATACCGTTGGGTTTTTGGTGGAGCCCATCCAGGGAGAGGCCGGGGTCAAGGTTCCGGCCAAGGGATATCTTACCAAGGTCAAGCAGATCTGTAAAAAGCACAATGTCCTGTTCATCGCCGACGAGGTTCAGACCGGCTTCTGCCGCACCGGAAGGTGGTTCTGTTGGCAGCATGAGAACGCCAAGCCTGATATCATGATCGTGGGCAAGGCCCTGGGCGGGGGAGTGTATCCGGTCTCCGCCATTATCAGCTCCTGGAATATCATGAAGGTCATCAAGCCCGGCCAGCACGGCAGCACCTTCGGAGGCAACCCCCTGGCCTGTGCGGTCGGCACCGCGGCCCTGGAGGTCCTGGCCAAAGAGAGGCTGGATGTAAGATCACAGCAATTGGGCGATTACTTCCGCTCCCAGCTGGCCAAGATCAAGACCAAAAAGATCAAGGATATCAGGGGCAAGGGATTGCTGACCGGGATGGAACTGCATGCCTCGGCCGGAAAGGCCAGGCCCTACTGTCTGAAAATGAAGGAGATGGGGATGCTGGCCAAGGATACCCACGAGCAGACCATCCGTTTTGCCCCGCCGCTGGTGATAACCAAAAAGGAAGTGGACTGGGCGATCAAGGTAATAGCCAAAGCCCTGGAAGGATGATACCCCACGCAGCCCAGGCTCAGGCCTGGGCTGCGTAGTTAATCAAATGCAACTTATTTATCATTGCGGAGACTCTATGAAAATGTTTCTATCGGGAAACGAGGCGGTGGCCCGTGGGGCCTGGGAGGCCGGGGTCAATGTGGTATCGGCCTATCCCGGCACGCCATCCACCGAGATCCTGGAAAATCTGGGGAAATATAAGGAGATCTACGCCGAGCTGGCCACCAATGAAAAGGTGGGGCTGGAGGTGGCGGCCGGGGCCTCCTTTGCCGGGGCCCGGGCCCTGACCTGCATGAAGCATGTGGGATTGAACGTGGCGGCCGATCCGCTGTTCTCCATGGCCTATATCGGGGCCAGGGGAGGTTTGGTGGTGGTCAGCGCCGATGATCCCGGAATGCATTCCTCCCAGAACGAGCAGGACAACCGATATTACGCCAAGATGGCCAAGATCCCCTGTCTGGAGCCGTCGGACAGCCAGGAATGCCTGGAGATGGCCAAGCTGGCCTTCGACCTCTCCGAAAAATTCGACACCCCGGTGTTGTTGCGCTTGACCACCCGCATCTCCCATTCCAAGGGGGTGGTGGAGACCGGGGAAAGGACTGAACACCAGCCCACCGGCTACGTCAAGGATGTGGCCAAGAACATCACCATCCCGGCCCATGCCAGGAAGATGCATGTAAAGGTGGAGGAACGGCTTAAAAAGCTGGCTGAATATGGTGAGCAGTTTTCATATAATAAAGTGGAAAAAGGCGAAAAGAAACTGGGGATAATCACCAGCGGTATTTCCTATCAATATGCCAAGGATGTCTTTCCCAAGGCATCCTTCTTAAAATTATCATTGACATTTCCGCTGCCGATCAGAATGATCTCCGAATTTATCAACTCGGTCGAAGAGATATATGTGATAGAGGAGAACGACACTTTTCTCGAGGAACAGATAAAAGCCGCCGGTTACAAGATCTCCGGCAGCTGCGCCTATGATAAGGAGATCACCGGCAAGGCTAAAATTCCCATCGCAGGGGAGTTGGATCCCACCGTGCTGGCTCGGGCCTTCGGCCTGCAGAAAGAATCTCCCTACAAGCCGTTGGAACTGCCGGCCCGGCCCCCGGTGTTGTGTCCGGGATGTCCCCACCGCGGGGTCTTTTATGCCCTCAATAAGCTCAAGTTGACGGTTACCGGAGACATCGGCTGCTATACCCTGGGCATGATGGAGCCGCTTAATGCCATGGACACCGTGATCTGCATGGGAGGAAGCGTTACTGCGGCCATGGGGTTGGAGAAGGCCCTGGGCCCGGAGATGGCTCAAAAGACCGTGGCGGTGATCGGCGACTCCACCTTCTTTCATTCCGGCATCACCGGGCTGGTGGACATGGTCTACAATAACTCCCAAGGAACGGTCATCATTCTCGACAACCGGATCACCGCCATGACCGGGCACCAGGAGAATCCGGGCACCGGCAAGACCCTGCAGGGACAGGAGGCGCCGATAGTCGAATTGGAGCCGCTGGTCAGGTCTTGCGGAGTAAAGCATGTCCAAATTGTCGATCCGCTGAACTTAAAGCAGACCGAAGCGGCCATCAAAGAAGCCATCAGCAATCCCGGGGTCTCGGTGATCATCGCCAAGTCGCCCTGCATCCTGATAGAGAAGAAATACAAGCCAGCTCTGAAGGTGGATCAGGATAAATGCGTGGGCTGTAAGATCTGCCTGAAACTGGGCTGTCCGGCCATTTCATTTGACAAAGACAAAAAGAAATCGAAGATCGACCCCATGCTCTGCATCGGCTGCGAGGTCTGCGCTTCGCTGTGCCCCAAACAGGCCATGGGTCATAAATAGCAAAAGGAGTAATGATGAAAACGGTGAATATACTCATCTGCGGCGTGGGCGGCCAGGGGGTGCTGCTGGCCGGGGACATCATAGCCGAGACCGCCATCGCCAGCGGGTTCGATGCCAAAAAGAGCGAGGTCCATGGCATGGCCCAGAGGGGCGGCAGCGTGGTCAGCCATGTGCGTTACGGTGACAAGATCAACTCCCCATTGATCCGTGAGGGGGAGGCCGATGTCATCCTGTCGTTCGAGGAAATGGAGACCGCCCGATACCTGCAATTCCTAAAATCCGAAGGTTGCCTTATAATCAACCAACAGCAGGTGATCCCCATGTCGGTGGCCACCGGGAAGGCGGAATATCCGGTCGACATTGTCGAAAAGATCAAACAGCATATTAAGGACACAGTGCTGTGTCCAGGGATGGCGCTGGCCGAAAGGGCCGGCAGTCCCAAGGCCGTCAATACTGTCCTATTAGGGGCACTGGCCAGGAAATTGGAGCTGGCTCCCGAAAAATGGCAGAGTGTCATCTCCCGGAGGGTTCCGGCCAAGACCGTGGAACTGAATAAAAAAGCCTTTGAAACGGGGTACGGTCAGAAATAACAGGCAGGATAAGAGTGAGACCGTTTGGCGATATATCGCCCTACTACGACCTGCTGATGCAGGATGTGGATTATCGAGAATGGACAGATTATATCATGCATTTGGCCCAGCGGGCGGGTATATCCAAAGGCAGTGCCCTGCTGGACCTGGCCTGCGGCACCGGGACATCGGCCCTGCTATTTGCCAAGGCGGGATATAATGTAAAAGGGATGGATCTGTCCCCAGGAATGCTGTATGCTGCCCGGGCCAAAGCAAGAAAATCCGAAGTCAAAATAAAATTCTTTCCGGGTGATATCCGGGATTTTCCTGCCAAAGAGGAGTATTCAATAATTACCTGCCTTTTCGACAGCATGAATTACCTGCTTAAAGAAGAAGATTTCCTTAGCGCCTGCAGCTGTGCCCAGTGCGCCTTGTCCGGGCAGGGGGTGTTCATATTTGATGTTAATACCATCTTTGCCCTCACCAAATATTGGGATCAGCGGCTGGAGGTCAAAGAAGCCGAAGGGATGGTCTCCATTTGGCGGAACAGCTACGACTTCGTCCGCCATTATGCCAATTTGTCCCTGACGCTGTTCATCCCGCGGGAAAGGGGATATAAGAGAATAGATGAATTCCACCAAGAGAAAGCTTTCCCCTTGGACGATGTGAAGTCAATGCTTAAAAAAGCAGGTTTTGGGAAAATAGAGATATTCAAGCATTTGACCCTGAAGCCACCCCAACCCAATACTATCCGGGCCACCATAATCGCCTATAAGAAGTAATATGCGTTTCATCGCCGACCTCCATATACACTCCAAGTACAGCCGGGCCACCAGCCAGGACATGGACCTGGAGCACATAACCGAATGGGCCCAATATAAGGGCCTGGGCCTCTTGGGCAGCGGGGATTTCACCCATCCCGATTGGTTGAAGGAGTTGAGGTTCAAACTGGAATCCAAGGACAACGGAATCTACCATTATCGGGGGGTAGATTTTATGCTGACGGCCGAAGTCTGCAACCTATTCACCAAAGACGGAAAGAGCCGCAAAATACACAACATGATCTTCGCCCCGTCATTCGAGGTGGTGGAACAGATCAACCGGCAGCTTAAACGCCATGCCGATCTTTCCATGGACGGACGGCCCATAGTCAACTTATATGCCTCCCGCTTGGTGGAATTGGTGATGGGCATCTCCCCGGATTGCTTGGTGATCCCGGCCCATATCTGGACCCCGCATTTTTCGCTGTTCGGGGCAAACTTCGGTTTTAACAGCCTGGAGGAATGCTACGAGGATCAAGCCGAGAACATTCATGTGCTGGAGACCGGGCTTTCCTCCGATCCGGCCATGAACTGGCGGCTGAGCGAACTTGACAGGCATTCCCTGATATCAAATTCCGATGCCCACAGCCCTTCAAAACTGGGACGCGAGGCCAATGTTTTCGACTGCGACATGGATTATAAGACCATCTGTCAGGCTTTAAAAAGACAGGATATCTCCCGGTTATTGTATACCATCGAATATTTACCCGAGGAGGGAAAGTACTTCCATGACGGACACCGTAAGTGTCTTTCCCGCCTGACCCCAAAAGAAGCCAGGGACGGCGGTAATGATTGTCCGGTTTGCGGCAAAAAACTGACCATCGGGGTTATGCACCGGATAGAAGAGTTATCTGATAGGCCGCCGGGGATAAAGCCGGCCAACGCCATTCCCTTCAGGCATCTGGTGCCGCTGGAGGAGATAATAGCCATGGCCTTTGGGCTGGGAACCGGAACTCAAACCGTGCTTCATGAGTATCACCAGCTGGTAAAAGCTTTTGGCAATGAGTTCACCGTTTTGCTGGAGGCCACCAAGGCTGAGCTGAACGAAGTGACCAACAACAAAGTAGCCGACGGGATAGTAAGAGTGCGGCAGGGAAAGGTCACCATCACCCCCGGCTATGACGGGGAGTACGGGAAGCTGAACATATTTGACGGGGACCGCCGCCAGAGCCATAAAACAAATGAACCGGAAGAACAGCTGGAGATATTTTGATGGATACCTGGGGAAACAGCAAAGGTGAAAAATGGGTGTTCCTTGATGTGGGGAATGTGATATTTTACGACCTGCCCCTGTTGGCCAGGATCTGGAGATATTTTTATCTGACATTGAAAGAGGGCGGGCTCAGCCTTTCCTTCGAGGAGGTGCTCCGGGAAAGGGAGAAGCTGCTACAGAACAACCCTCCGGAGATGAACCCCAGGAAGATGATCGCCGATAAATATGCCGGGCATATCGACCGGGAAATTGTGGACCGGGCGGTAAATCAATGGCGGTCGGTCTATCCGGGTTCGAATCATCCGGTATCCGGCATATTTGACCTGTTAAAAAGCCTTCAGGAAAATTACAACTTAGGAATAATTGCCAATCAGCCGCCCCTGGCCATGGATGAACTTAAAAAATACCAGCTGGAAGGGTATTTCAAGCACATCATAATCAGCGATATGGTGGGTCTTCACAAGCCGGATCCCGAAATATTCCGGCATGCCGTTGAACTGGCCGGGGCCAGGCCGGAACAATGCCTGATGGTGGGAGACCGGATAGACAATGACGTCCGCCCGGCCAAAATGGTGGGAATGAGGGCCGTCTGGCTGAATATGGACTTCCACCTGATGAATTACCAACCGGCGGACGACTATGAAAGGCTTTATATCGAAAGCTATCTGCGGATAACGGGGATAGACCAGTCTTATAAGGGCTCGGGCTATGAACCCGATGGCGTCATCGCAAGCCTGGGTGAGCTTCCGCGGACAATTGGATCAATAATGACCGAGCAGGAGGTGGCTGGATGAAAAAGCTGTGGGCCCCCTGGCGCATGAAATATATCACCGGTGCCGCTGACAAAAACCAGGCAGGCTGCATTTTCTGCAAAAAATCCAAAAGCAAAGCCGATCATGATAATTACATCCTGCACCGCGGCAATAGGGGGTTCATTATGATGAACATCTTTCCCTACAACAACGGGCATCTGATGATCGCTCCCTACCGTCATGTGGGAGATTTTTCCGCCCTGAACGATGCGGAGCTTCTTGAGATCATGCAGCTGGCGCAGGCTTGCCAGAAGGCCATGACCAAGGTTATGAAACCGCAGGGGTTCAACCTGGGATTCAACCTGGGCCGGGTGGCGGGAGCCGGGATAGAGGATCATGTCCATCTCCATCTGGTTCCGCGCTGGAACGGTGACACCAATTTCATGCCGGTGCTGGCTGATACCAAGGTGGTGTCGGAGGCCCTGGGGGATACTTTTAAAAAACTGAAGAAAGCCCTTAAGTGATGTTAGCAAATGGAGATGAATACGATAAAGACGGACGAAAACATCGGACCTGACGTATTTGTCCGATGTTAAATAATACAAAACAGGCACAAGTGGCGGTGGCTATGTCCGGT
This genomic window from Candidatus Edwardsbacteria bacterium RifOxyA12_full_54_48 contains:
- a CDS encoding HIT family hydrolase, translating into MKKLWAPWRMKYITGAADKNQAGCIFCKKSKSKADHDNYILHRGNRGFIMMNIFPYNNGHLMIAPYRHVGDFSALNDAELLEIMQLAQACQKAMTKVMKPQGFNLGFNLGRVAGAGIEDHVHLHLVPRWNGDTNFMPVLADTKVVSEALGDTFKKLKKALK
- a CDS encoding DNA helicase UvrD; the protein is MRFIADLHIHSKYSRATSQDMDLEHITEWAQYKGLGLLGSGDFTHPDWLKELRFKLESKDNGIYHYRGVDFMLTAEVCNLFTKDGKSRKIHNMIFAPSFEVVEQINRQLKRHADLSMDGRPIVNLYASRLVELVMGISPDCLVIPAHIWTPHFSLFGANFGFNSLEECYEDQAENIHVLETGLSSDPAMNWRLSELDRHSLISNSDAHSPSKLGREANVFDCDMDYKTICQALKRQDISRLLYTIEYLPEEGKYFHDGHRKCLSRLTPKEARDGGNDCPVCGKKLTIGVMHRIEELSDRPPGIKPANAIPFRHLVPLEEIIAMAFGLGTGTQTVLHEYHQLVKAFGNEFTVLLEATKAELNEVTNNKVADGIVRVRQGKVTITPGYDGEYGKLNIFDGDRRQSHKTNEPEEQLEIF
- a CDS encoding ornithine--oxo-acid transaminase; translation: MTSSKELIRITEKYGAHNYHPLPVVISKAKGIWVWDVEGKKYLDMLSAYSAVNQGHRHPAVLKALKDQLERVTLTSRAFHNDRLGPFLQKLCKVSQMEVALPMNTGAEAVETAIKLARKWGYEVKRVPKNQAEIIVCAENFHGRTTTIVGFSTDPDAYTGFGPATPGFKVIPYNDIKALEKAITKNTVGFLVEPIQGEAGVKVPAKGYLTKVKQICKKHNVLFIADEVQTGFCRTGRWFCWQHENAKPDIMIVGKALGGGVYPVSAIISSWNIMKVIKPGQHGSTFGGNPLACAVGTAALEVLAKERLDVRSQQLGDYFRSQLAKIKTKKIKDIRGKGLLTGMELHASAGKARPYCLKMKEMGMLAKDTHEQTIRFAPPLVITKKEVDWAIKVIAKALEG
- a CDS encoding indolepyruvate ferredoxin oxidoreductase subunit alpha — translated: MKMFLSGNEAVARGAWEAGVNVVSAYPGTPSTEILENLGKYKEIYAELATNEKVGLEVAAGASFAGARALTCMKHVGLNVAADPLFSMAYIGARGGLVVVSADDPGMHSSQNEQDNRYYAKMAKIPCLEPSDSQECLEMAKLAFDLSEKFDTPVLLRLTTRISHSKGVVETGERTEHQPTGYVKDVAKNITIPAHARKMHVKVEERLKKLAEYGEQFSYNKVEKGEKKLGIITSGISYQYAKDVFPKASFLKLSLTFPLPIRMISEFINSVEEIYVIEENDTFLEEQIKAAGYKISGSCAYDKEITGKAKIPIAGELDPTVLARAFGLQKESPYKPLELPARPPVLCPGCPHRGVFYALNKLKLTVTGDIGCYTLGMMEPLNAMDTVICMGGSVTAAMGLEKALGPEMAQKTVAVIGDSTFFHSGITGLVDMVYNNSQGTVIILDNRITAMTGHQENPGTGKTLQGQEAPIVELEPLVRSCGVKHVQIVDPLNLKQTEAAIKEAISNPGVSVIIAKSPCILIEKKYKPALKVDQDKCVGCKICLKLGCPAISFDKDKKKSKIDPMLCIGCEVCASLCPKQAMGHK
- a CDS encoding indolepyruvate oxidoreductase subunit beta (Involved in the incorporation of exogenous aryl acids in the biosynthesis of aromatic amino acids: catalysis of the ferredoxin-dependent oxidative decarboxylation of arylpyruvates.), translated to MMKTVNILICGVGGQGVLLAGDIIAETAIASGFDAKKSEVHGMAQRGGSVVSHVRYGDKINSPLIREGEADVILSFEEMETARYLQFLKSEGCLIINQQQVIPMSVATGKAEYPVDIVEKIKQHIKDTVLCPGMALAERAGSPKAVNTVLLGALARKLELAPEKWQSVISRRVPAKTVELNKKAFETGYGQK